In Dryobates pubescens isolate bDryPub1 chromosome 8, bDryPub1.pri, whole genome shotgun sequence, a genomic segment contains:
- the CEP97 gene encoding centrosomal protein of 97 kDa, whose protein sequence is MFRSVGKQVDDDAVDMQFLCKSWNDRGWKRSLEIKFTPTAKADALEEGHPGLVVNLSGQGLQKLGPALPCDADTHTLILDKNQIIKLEHLEKCRNLMQLSVANNRLVRMMGVAKLTKLRVLNLPHNSIGYVEGLKDLVHLEWLNLAGNNLKAIEQISSCLSLQHLDLSDNNIAQLGDLSKLTSLKTLLLHGNIITSLRTAPVCLPQNLTVFSLAENEIRDLNEVSFLASLHQLEQLSIMNNPCVLATPSIPGFDYRPYIVSWCLNLKVLDGYLISQKESLKAEWLYSQGKGRSYRPGQHVQLVQYLATVCPLISTYGLQTEEDAKLEKILSKQRLHQRQLMHENQNEGPPTASAPNKTPPVTYEHSSPAQPPQIVLESEPIIKKNSWVGPSANDDHSYAAKNSFFPERSFQKDLHLEDIQTDEDKLNSSLLCSESTFMPVASRLSSVSPTSDLKLHGINLGLEDDDTVVKCVRDTNSGETANKQEASGVAREHSNRVVRNVEPQENIKESMSLPPSNPVTASLTSSCSVSSEDQILCSHPSASVGADLGPTTCCPDQKKGESSSSLAGVDQGTAEAQRMNKAATKLQACWRGFYTRNYHPRAKEVRYEIRLKRMQEHIICLNNELEKLRKEREEDKIQRLVQEEAVRFLWNQVQSLQQWQLSVTQNLGASWQPGIPSGSVFCPSEPSVRSSTLEQKNPADVSSAWLAPSSDVLQEKSLLQYPDSGFHSSMADQTHAGDLSSSEKSLVEGTESSLSVDTVKQCDNSLSADSSDIEDGHGECGQSKESSSNDQDNSLIQQYLESVQQLEEAEERTNCNDETEGNWPQIAVSAGSRATSSDGVPVDLPQDTSSPARGEISQTAESCKLNSGIVEGKQADCDSSFQVLHVGIAV, encoded by the exons ATGTTTAGATCAGTAGGGAAGCAGGTGGATGATGATGCTGTTGACATGCAGTTTCTTTGCAAATCAtggaatgataggggttggaagagatctctggagatcaagttCACTCCCACTGCCAAGGCAGATGCACTTGAAGAAggtcatccag gTTTGGTAGTAAACTTGTCAGGTCAAGGATTGCAAAAACTGGGTCCAGCCTTACCCTGTGACGCTGATACTCACACTCTGATTTTGGACAAAAACCAGATAATTAAATTGGAACACTTGGAGAAATGCAGGAATCTGATGCAG ctctctgtaGCCAACAATCGCTTGGTGCGAATGATGGGTGTAGCGAAACTGACTAAGCTCCGGGTGCTAAACTTGCCTCATAATAGTATTGGGTATGTGGAAGGGCTGAAGGACTTGGTGCACCTGGAATGGCTGAATTTGGCAGGCAATAACCTTAAG GCCATTGAACAAATCAGTTCCTGCCTGTCTCTCCAGCATCTTGATCTGTCAGACAATAACATAGCTCAATTAGGTGATCTCTCCAAGCTCACATCGCTGAAG ACTCTTTTGCTCCATGGAAATATTATAACTTCGCTTCGCACTGCACCTGTTTGCCTACCTCAGAATCTGACTGTTTTTTCTTTGGCAGAAAATGAAATCAGAGACTTAAATGAG GTTTCTTTCCTGGCCTCTCTTCATCAGCTGGAACAGTTGTCAATTATGAACAATCCTTGTGTGCTGGCTACACCTTCTATCCCTGGCTTTGACTACAGGCCATATATTGTCAGCTGGTGTCTGAACCTTAAGGTTCTTGATGGATACCTGATATCTCAGAAGGAAAG CTTGAAAGCAGAATGGCTCTACAGTCAAGGTAAAGGAAGATCATATCGGCCTGGACAGCATGTTCAGCTAGTCCAATATTTGGCTACTGTTTGTCCTCTTATATCTACATATggtctccagactgaagaggaTGCCAAACTGGAAAAAATCCTGAGTAAGCAGAG ACTCCACCAGAGGCAGCTGATGcatgaaaaccaaaatgaaggacctcccacagcttctgctcccaacaaaacaccaccagttACTTATGaacacagcagcccagcccagccaccacAGATAGTTCTTGAAAGTG AACCTATTATCAAGAAGAATTCTTGGGTTGGACCAAGTGCCAATGATGATCATTCCTATGCAGCTaagaactctttttttcctgaaagaagTTTTCAAAAGGACTTACACCTTGAAGATATACAGACAGATGAAGACAAACTAAACAGCAGCCTTTTATGCTCAGAGTCTACTTTCATGCCAGTTGCTTCAAGATTGTCTTCGGTATCTCCTACTTCAGATCTGAAGCTCCATGGAATCAATTTGGGCCTAGAAGATGATGATACAGTGGTCAAATGTGTGAGGGATACTAATAGTGGAGAAACAGCTAACAAACAAGAAGCTTCAGGTGTTGCAAGAGAGCATTCAAACAGAGTAGTGAGAAATGTGGAACCTCAAGAGAATATCAAAGAGAGTATGTCATTGCCACCTTCCAATCCAGTGACAGCTAGCCTGACTAGCAGCTGTTCAGTGTCCTCTGAAGACCAAATTCTGTGTAGTCACCCCAGTGCCTCAGTAGGTGCTGATTTGGGACCAACAACTTGCTGTCCTGatcagaagaaaggagaaagttcttcttcATTAGCTGGTGTTGATCAAGGCACAGCTGAAGCACAAAGAATGAATAAGGCAGCTACCAAGCTTCAAGCCTGCTGGAGAGGATTTTACACAAGGAACTACCACCCCCGAGCTAAGGAGGTGCGGTACGAGATTCGGCTGAAAAGAATGCAGGAGCACATCATCTGCTTAAACAATGAGCTAGAGAA attaagaaaagaaagagaggaagataagattcagaggctggtgcaggaggAAGCTGTCAGATTTCTTTGGAACCAG GTTCAATCCCTTCAACAATGGCAGCTGTCAGTGACACAAAATTTAGGTGCCAGTTGGCAACCTGGAATCCCTTCAGGCAGTGTTTTCTGTCCATCTGAACCATCTGTTCGATCATCCACCCTtgagcaaaaaaacccagcagatgTTAGTTCTGCTTGGTTAGCTCCATCTAGTGATGTTCTTCAGGAAAAGTCTTTGTTGCAGTACCCAGATTCTGGTTTTCATTCTTCCATGGCTGATCAGACTCATGCTGGTGACTTGAGTAGCTCTGAAAAGAGCTTAGTGGAAGGAACCGAGAGCTCTCTTTCAGTGGACACTGTCAAACAGTGTGACAATTCTCTTTCAGCAGATTCTTCTGATATAGAGGATGGCCACGGGGAATGTGGGCAGAGTAAAGAGAGCTCTAGCAATGATCAGGACAACAGTCTAATACAGCAGTATTTGGAATCTgttcagcagctggaggaggctgaagaaaGGACAAACTGCAATGATGAAACTGAGGGCAACTGGCCACAAATTGCTGTTTCAGCAGGAAGCCGAGCTACTTCATCTGATGGTGTCCCTGTAGATCTCCCTCAAGACACATCTTCCCCTGCCCGAGGTGAAATCAGCCAGACAGCAGAAAGCTGCAAACTGAATTCAGGAATAGTAGAAGGGAAGCAGGCAGACTGTGATTCTTCATTCCAGGTGCTGCATGTTGGGATAGCTGTATAA
- the RPL24 gene encoding 60S ribosomal protein L24, with protein sequence MKVELCSFSGYKIYPGHGRRYARTDGKVFQFLNAKCESAFLSKRNPRQINWTVLYRRKHKKGQSEEVQKKRTRRAVKFQRAITGASLAEIMAKRNQKPEVRKAQREQAIRAAKEAKKAKQATKKTAVSAAKAPTKAAPKQKIVKPVKVSAPRVGGKR encoded by the exons ATGAA GGTCGAGTTGTGCAGCTTCAGTGGGTACAAGATCTACCCGGGCCATGGGCGCCGCTACGCCCGCACTGACGGCAAG GTTTTTCAGTTCTTGAATGCAAAATGTGAGTCTGCATTCCTTTCTAAGAGAAACCCCCGTCAGATCAACTGGACTGTTCTGTATCGGCGTAAACACAAGAAGGGACAGTCA GAAGAGGTACAAAAGAAGCGTACACGCCGCGCTGTTAAGTTCCAGAGGGCTATTACTGGTGCATCTTTAGCTGAGATCATGGCTAAACGAAATCAGAAGCCCGAAGTACGAAAGGCACAGAGGGAACAAGCCATTAG GGCTGCAAAAGAAGCCAAGAAGGCTAAGCAGGCAACCAAGAAAACAGCTGTTTCTGCTGCAAAG GCTCCTACAAAGGCAGCACCTAAGCAGAAGATTGTGAAGCCAGTCAAGGTTTCTGCTCCTCGTGTTGGTGGAAAGCGCTAA